The following proteins are co-located in the Lentibacillus sp. JNUCC-1 genome:
- the tuf gene encoding elongation factor Tu, translating to MAKEKFDRSKSHVNIGTIGHVDHGKTTLTAAITTVMHKRNGSGSAMGYDLIDSAPEEKERGITIATSHVEYETETRHYAHVDCPGHADYVKNMITGAAQMDGAILVVSSADGPMPQTREHILLSRNVGVPAIVVFLNKTDMVDDEELLELVEMEVRDLLTEYEFPGDDVPVIKGSALKALEGDADYEEKIVELMAAVDEYIPTPERDTDKPFMMPVEDVFSITGRGTVATGRVERGQVKVGDEVEVIGLAEDPSKTTVTGVEMFRKLLDYAEAGDNIGALLRGVNREDINRGQVLAKPGSITPHTNFKAEVYVLSKEEGGRHTPFFANYRPQFYFRTTDVTGVIQLPEGVEMVMPGDNIEMDVELISPIAIEDGTRFSIREGGRTVGSGVVSSIQK from the coding sequence ATGGCTAAAGAAAAATTTGATCGTTCGAAATCCCATGTGAACATCGGTACTATTGGACACGTTGACCATGGTAAAACTACGTTGACTGCTGCTATTACAACAGTTATGCACAAGAGAAATGGTTCTGGTTCAGCAATGGGATATGACCTGATTGACAGTGCTCCAGAAGAGAAAGAACGTGGTATCACAATCGCAACTTCTCACGTAGAGTACGAAACAGAAACACGTCACTATGCACACGTTGACTGCCCAGGACACGCTGACTATGTTAAAAACATGATCACTGGTGCTGCTCAGATGGACGGAGCTATCCTTGTTGTATCTTCAGCAGACGGCCCAATGCCACAAACTCGTGAGCACATCCTGCTTTCACGTAACGTTGGTGTACCTGCGATTGTTGTTTTCCTTAACAAAACTGACATGGTAGACGACGAAGAATTGCTTGAACTCGTTGAAATGGAAGTTCGTGATCTGTTGACAGAATACGAATTCCCTGGTGACGATGTACCAGTTATCAAAGGTTCTGCACTGAAAGCTCTTGAAGGCGACGCAGACTATGAAGAGAAAATCGTTGAATTGATGGCTGCAGTAGACGAGTACATCCCTACTCCAGAGCGCGACACTGATAAGCCGTTCATGATGCCTGTTGAGGACGTATTCTCAATTACTGGACGCGGAACTGTTGCTACAGGCCGTGTTGAGCGTGGACAAGTTAAGGTCGGCGACGAAGTAGAAGTTATCGGTCTTGCTGAAGATCCATCTAAAACAACTGTTACAGGTGTTGAGATGTTCCGTAAGCTTCTTGACTATGCAGAAGCAGGCGACAACATTGGTGCACTCCTTCGTGGTGTAAACCGTGAAGATATCAACCGTGGACAGGTATTGGCCAAGCCTGGCTCAATCACACCACATACAAACTTCAAAGCTGAAGTTTATGTTCTTTCAAAAGAAGAAGGTGGACGTCATACACCATTCTTCGCTAACTACCGCCCACAGTTCTACTTCCGTACTACGGACGTAACTGGTGTTATTCAATTGCCAGAAGGCGTTGAAATGGTAATGCCTGGCGATAACATTGAAATGGACGTTGAGCTCATTTCACCAATCGCTATCGAAGACGGTACACGCTTCTCAATCCGTGAAGGCGGACGTACAGTTGGATCAGGCGTTGTTTCTTCAATCCAGAAATAA
- the rpsJ gene encoding 30S ribosomal protein S10, with protein MAKEKIRIRLKAYDHRILDQSAEKIVETAKRSGASVSGPIPLPTEKSVYTVLRAVHKYKDSREQFEMRTHKRLIDIVNPTPKTVDSLMRLDLPSGVDIEIKL; from the coding sequence ATGGCAAAAGAGAAAATCAGAATTCGTCTTAAAGCGTATGACCACCGCATCCTCGATCAATCTGCGGAGAAGATCGTTGAAACGGCAAAACGTTCTGGTGCTAGTGTATCGGGACCGATTCCATTGCCAACTGAAAAATCTGTTTACACAGTATTGCGTGCGGTGCACAAGTACAAGGATTCACGTGAACAATTCGAAATGCGCACACATAAGCGCCTGATCGATATTGTTAACCCAACGCCAAAGACAGTAGATTCGCTCATGCGTTTGGATCTGCCATCAGGTGTTGACATTGAAATTAAATTATAA
- the rplC gene encoding 50S ribosomal protein L3: MTKGILGKKIGMTQLFSEEGELVPVTVVQADANVVLQKRTLENDGYEALQIGFADKKAGRVNKAEKGHAEKANATPKRYVREIRHADLDAYEVGQEISVDVFEAGDKIDVTGTSKGKGFQGSIKRHNQARGPMTHGSHYHRGPGSLGAVDPMRVFKGRPLPGQMGGDQVTIQNLEIVKVDTERNLLLIKGNVPGAKKSFVKITSSIKDVK; encoded by the coding sequence ATGACGAAAGGAATCTTAGGTAAAAAAATCGGCATGACGCAGCTTTTTTCGGAAGAGGGCGAATTGGTCCCAGTAACAGTTGTGCAGGCTGATGCTAACGTAGTCCTGCAAAAGCGGACACTCGAAAACGACGGTTATGAAGCTTTGCAAATCGGTTTTGCCGATAAAAAAGCAGGACGCGTCAACAAAGCTGAAAAAGGTCATGCTGAAAAAGCAAACGCGACCCCTAAGCGCTACGTTCGTGAAATCCGTCATGCGGATCTTGACGCATATGAAGTCGGTCAAGAGATCAGCGTAGATGTTTTTGAAGCAGGCGATAAAATTGATGTGACTGGAACTTCCAAAGGGAAAGGTTTCCAAGGTTCAATCAAACGCCATAATCAGGCTCGCGGACCAATGACACACGGTTCACATTACCACAGAGGCCCAGGTTCACTCGGTGCGGTTGACCCAATGCGGGTATTCAAAGGCCGTCCATTGCCAGGACAGATGGGTGGCGACCAGGTTACAATTCAAAACCTTGAAATTGTGAAAGTCGACACTGAACGCAACTTGCTTTTGATTAAAGGCAATGTTCCTGGTGCGAAAAAATCTTTTGTTAAAATCACAAGTTCTATTAAGGACGTTAAATAA
- the rplD gene encoding 50S ribosomal protein L4 — protein sequence MPKVALFKQDGSQSGDLELNDSVFGIEPNNHVLHEAVVLQRASLRQGTHAVKNRSEVSGGGRKPWRQKGTGRARQGSIRSPQWVGGGVVFGPTPRSYSQKMPKKVRRLALKSALSTKVKESNLVVLDSISFEAPKTKDMVSMLNALNVDKKALIVTADNEEFVARSANNLQHVHVITVNQLNVLDLLMHDKLILTKEAAEKAGEVLG from the coding sequence ATGCCTAAAGTAGCATTGTTCAAACAAGACGGTTCACAGTCCGGAGACCTGGAATTGAATGATTCCGTATTCGGTATTGAGCCAAACAACCACGTGCTCCACGAAGCAGTCGTATTGCAGCGTGCATCATTACGTCAAGGCACACACGCTGTTAAAAACCGTTCAGAAGTAAGCGGCGGCGGACGCAAACCGTGGCGCCAAAAAGGAACAGGACGTGCGCGTCAAGGTTCCATTCGCTCACCACAGTGGGTAGGCGGTGGCGTTGTTTTCGGTCCAACACCACGCAGCTACAGTCAAAAAATGCCGAAAAAAGTACGCAGACTCGCACTTAAGTCAGCATTGTCAACAAAAGTAAAAGAAAGCAATCTTGTCGTTCTTGACAGCATTTCATTTGAAGCACCTAAAACAAAAGACATGGTCAGCATGCTAAATGCACTAAATGTTGATAAGAAAGCTCTTATCGTAACAGCTGACAACGAGGAGTTTGTTGCACGTTCAGCAAACAACTTGCAGCATGTTCATGTTATTACGGTGAACCAACTGAATGTACTTGACTTGCTGATGCATGACAAGCTGATTCTGACTAAAGAAGCAGCTGAAAAAGCAGGGGAGGTGCTTGGATAA
- the rplW gene encoding 50S ribosomal protein L23, with amino-acid sequence MKKDPRDVVKRPVITEHSADLMADKKYTFEVDPKANKTEIKHAVELVFNVKVIKVNTMNLKGKFKRMGRYGGYRSDRKKAVVQLSEDSKDLDFFES; translated from the coding sequence ATGAAAAAAGATCCACGCGATGTTGTAAAACGCCCTGTCATTACAGAACACTCTGCTGATTTAATGGCAGATAAGAAGTACACATTCGAAGTTGACCCAAAAGCGAATAAAACAGAGATCAAACATGCTGTTGAGCTTGTTTTCAATGTTAAAGTTATTAAGGTCAACACAATGAATCTTAAAGGCAAATTCAAGCGGATGGGTCGTTATGGCGGCTACCGTTCAGATCGTAAAAAAGCAGTCGTGCAGCTTTCCGAGGACTCTAAAGATCTCGACTTCTTTGAAAGCTAA
- the rplB gene encoding 50S ribosomal protein L2, which yields MAIKKFKPITNGRRNMSVLDFSEITTDTPEKSLLAPKSKRGGRNHQGKLTVRHQGGGHKRQYRLIDFKRDKDGIPGRVATVEYDPNRTANIALIHYADGEKRYILAPKGLKVGQEIESGENADIKVGNALPLANIPVGTIIHNVELKPGRGGQLARSAGAEAQVLGREGKYTLVRLASGEVRLVLTTCRATVGQVGNIEHELVRVGKAGRSRWLGKRPTVRGSVMNPNDHPHGGGEGRAPIGMPSPVSPWGKPTIGYKTRQRNKPSDKYIVRKRKK from the coding sequence ATGGCTATAAAAAAATTCAAACCTATCACAAATGGTAGACGTAATATGTCTGTTCTCGATTTCTCTGAAATCACCACAGACACACCTGAAAAATCATTGCTTGCTCCGAAGTCAAAACGCGGAGGCCGTAACCACCAAGGTAAGTTAACAGTGCGCCACCAAGGCGGCGGTCATAAGCGTCAGTATCGTCTGATTGACTTCAAGCGAGACAAAGATGGTATACCAGGACGCGTTGCTACAGTTGAGTATGATCCCAACCGTACAGCAAACATCGCTCTCATCCATTATGCAGACGGTGAAAAACGCTATATTCTGGCACCAAAAGGATTGAAAGTCGGTCAGGAAATTGAATCAGGCGAAAATGCTGATATCAAAGTCGGTAACGCTTTGCCTCTAGCAAATATTCCAGTTGGTACTATTATTCACAACGTGGAATTGAAGCCAGGACGTGGCGGACAGCTTGCACGCTCTGCAGGTGCAGAAGCACAAGTTCTAGGTCGCGAAGGCAAATATACACTTGTTCGTTTAGCTTCAGGCGAAGTACGTCTCGTTTTGACTACATGCCGCGCTACAGTCGGGCAGGTTGGCAATATCGAGCATGAACTCGTTCGTGTTGGTAAAGCAGGTCGTTCACGCTGGCTCGGAAAGAGACCAACAGTACGCGGTTCTGTTATGAACCCTAACGATCACCCACATGGCGGTGGTGAAGGACGTGCACCAATCGGTATGCCGTCACCAGTATCACCATGGGGCAAACCAACAATTGGTTACAAAACACGTCAGCGCAATAAACCAAGCGACAAGTATATTGTCCGTAAACGTAAAAAATAA
- the rpsS gene encoding 30S ribosomal protein S19, with the protein MGRSLKKGPFADDHLLKKVDAQNETDKKKVIKTWSRRSTIFPTFVGHTIAVYDGRKHVPVYITEDMVGHKLGEFAPTRTFKGHSGDDRKTKR; encoded by the coding sequence ATGGGTCGCAGTTTGAAAAAAGGACCTTTCGCAGATGACCATCTATTGAAAAAAGTAGATGCGCAAAATGAAACTGATAAGAAAAAAGTTATTAAAACATGGTCACGCCGTTCAACTATTTTCCCTACATTTGTAGGCCACACAATCGCTGTATATGACGGACGCAAGCATGTGCCTGTTTATATCACAGAAGATATGGTCGGCCACAAACTGGGTGAATTTGCCCCGACACGCACGTTTAAAGGGCACTCAGGCGATGACAGAAAAACCAAACGCTAA
- the rplV gene encoding 50S ribosomal protein L22 has product MQAKAVAKTVRIAPRKARLVVDLIRGKDVGEAVAILRHTQRGVSPVVEKVLNSAIANAEHNYEMDTDNLFVSEAFVDEGVTLKRFRPRAQGSASRINKRTSHITVVVSEKKEG; this is encoded by the coding sequence ATGCAAGCTAAAGCCGTTGCGAAAACTGTTCGTATTGCTCCTCGTAAAGCACGTCTAGTCGTTGATCTGATTCGAGGAAAAGATGTTGGAGAAGCAGTTGCCATCCTGCGTCATACACAGCGAGGCGTTTCTCCCGTCGTAGAAAAAGTACTAAACTCTGCTATTGCAAATGCTGAACATAACTATGAAATGGATACCGACAACTTGTTTGTTTCAGAAGCCTTTGTCGATGAAGGTGTAACTCTAAAAAGATTCCGCCCTCGCGCACAAGGCAGTGCAAGCAGAATTAATAAACGCACGAGCCACATCACGGTGGTTGTATCAGAAAAGAAGGAGGGATAG
- the rplP gene encoding 50S ribosomal protein L16 yields the protein MLMPKRVKYRRQHRGRMKGMAKGGTTVAFGDYGLQALESTWITSRQIEAARIAMTRYMKRGGKVWIKIFPDKPYTAKPLEVRMGSGKGAPEGWVAVVKPGKILFEIAGVPEEVAREALRLASHKLPIRTKFVKREEIGGESNES from the coding sequence ATGTTAATGCCTAAACGTGTCAAATATCGTAGACAGCACCGTGGCCGCATGAAAGGAATGGCCAAGGGCGGAACAACCGTAGCATTTGGTGATTACGGCCTGCAGGCGCTTGAATCAACTTGGATCACAAGCCGTCAGATTGAAGCAGCACGTATCGCAATGACCCGTTACATGAAACGTGGCGGTAAAGTTTGGATCAAAATTTTCCCGGATAAACCATATACAGCTAAACCCCTTGAGGTTCGGATGGGTTCCGGTAAAGGTGCACCTGAAGGATGGGTTGCCGTTGTAAAACCAGGAAAAATCTTGTTCGAAATCGCCGGCGTACCTGAGGAAGTTGCTCGCGAAGCATTGCGTCTTGCTTCCCACAAGCTGCCGATCAGAACTAAGTTTGTAAAACGCGAAGAAATTGGTGGTGAATCCAATGAAAGCTAA
- the rpmC gene encoding 50S ribosomal protein L29, which produces MKANEIRELTTAEIEQKVRSLKEELFNLRFQLATGQLENTARIREVKKSIARMKTVARQRELSVNN; this is translated from the coding sequence ATGAAAGCTAATGAAATCAGAGAACTGACCACTGCCGAAATTGAACAAAAGGTAAGGTCATTGAAAGAGGAACTGTTTAATCTTCGCTTTCAACTGGCAACTGGACAATTGGAAAACACTGCACGGATCCGTGAAGTGAAAAAATCAATTGCTCGTATGAAAACTGTCGCACGTCAACGTGAACTAAGCGTTAACAACTGA
- the rpsQ gene encoding 30S ribosomal protein S17 encodes MTERNNRKVYTGRVVSDKMDKTITVLVETYKFHTLYGKRVKYSKKFKTHDENNQAKMGDVVRIAETRPLSATKRFRLVEIVEEAVII; translated from the coding sequence ATGACTGAACGTAATAATCGTAAAGTATACACTGGCCGTGTTGTATCCGATAAGATGGATAAAACAATCACTGTTCTGGTCGAAACCTACAAGTTTCATACCTTATATGGCAAACGTGTAAAATACTCTAAAAAGTTCAAAACACATGACGAAAACAACCAGGCTAAAATGGGTGATGTGGTTCGTATTGCTGAGACACGTCCACTTTCAGCTACAAAACGCTTCCGTCTGGTCGAGATCGTCGAAGAAGCGGTCATTATTTAA
- the rplX gene encoding 50S ribosomal protein L24, whose translation MHVKKGDKVKVISGKDRGKQGTILEAYPKKDRVLVEGINMVKKHAKPSQDNPQGGILNQEAPIHVSNVMPIDPKSGEPTRVGYEVKDGKKVRIAKKSGAAIDK comes from the coding sequence ATGCATGTGAAAAAAGGAGATAAGGTCAAAGTCATTTCCGGCAAGGACCGCGGCAAACAAGGCACAATTCTCGAAGCGTATCCTAAAAAGGACCGCGTGCTCGTAGAAGGCATTAACATGGTTAAGAAACACGCTAAACCTTCTCAAGATAACCCACAAGGCGGTATCCTCAATCAAGAGGCACCGATTCATGTGTCCAACGTAATGCCAATCGATCCCAAATCGGGTGAACCTACTCGTGTCGGATATGAAGTCAAGGACGGTAAGAAAGTCCGCATTGCAAAAAAATCAGGCGCGGCAATAGATAAATAA
- the rplE gene encoding 50S ribosomal protein L5, giving the protein MNQLKQQYRDEILPSLMNKFNYSSVMEAPSIEKIVINMGVGDAVQNSKALDSAVEELSLISGQKPVITRAKKSIAGFRLREGMPIGAKVTLRGERMYDFLQKLISVSLPRVRDFRGISKKAFDGRGNYTLGIKEQLIFPEVDYDKVNKVRGMDIVIVTTANTDEEAREMLAQHGMPFQK; this is encoded by the coding sequence ATGAATCAACTTAAACAACAATACCGGGATGAGATCTTACCATCCCTAATGAATAAATTTAATTACAGTTCTGTTATGGAAGCACCATCCATTGAGAAAATCGTCATCAACATGGGTGTTGGTGATGCAGTTCAGAACTCTAAAGCACTGGATAGTGCTGTAGAAGAACTCTCATTGATTTCCGGTCAGAAGCCGGTTATTACACGTGCGAAAAAGTCAATTGCCGGATTCCGGTTGCGTGAAGGTATGCCGATCGGCGCAAAAGTAACATTGCGCGGTGAACGGATGTATGACTTTTTACAAAAACTGATTTCAGTATCACTTCCACGTGTACGTGACTTCCGCGGTATTAGTAAAAAAGCATTCGACGGACGCGGAAACTATACGCTGGGTATTAAAGAACAGCTTATTTTCCCAGAAGTCGACTACGATAAAGTCAACAAAGTAAGAGGCATGGACATTGTGATTGTCACAACGGCCAATACTGATGAAGAAGCACGTGAAATGCTGGCTCAGCACGGTATGCCTTTCCAAAAATAA
- a CDS encoding type Z 30S ribosomal protein S14, whose protein sequence is MAKKSMIAKQKKPQKFKVREYTRCERCGRPHSVIRKFKLCRICFRELAYKGQIPGVKKASW, encoded by the coding sequence GTGGCTAAAAAGTCGATGATCGCGAAACAAAAGAAACCTCAAAAGTTCAAAGTACGTGAATATACGCGTTGCGAACGCTGCGGACGTCCACATTCCGTCATTCGTAAATTTAAATTATGCCGTATTTGTTTCCGTGAATTGGCCTATAAAGGTCAAATTCCCGGCGTTAAAAAAGCAAGCTGGTAA
- the rpsH gene encoding 30S ribosomal protein S8, whose product MVMTDPIADMLTRIRNANMVRHEKLELPASAIKKEIADILKREGFVRDYEYVEDNKQGILRIFLKYGANNERVITGLKRISKPGLRVYAKADEVPRVLNGLGIAVVSTSHGVLSDKEARSQAVGGEVLAYVW is encoded by the coding sequence ATGGTTATGACTGATCCAATTGCAGATATGCTTACTCGCATTCGCAATGCCAACATGGTGCGCCATGAAAAACTGGAGCTTCCGGCTTCCGCAATTAAAAAAGAAATTGCAGACATTCTCAAGCGCGAGGGTTTTGTTCGTGATTATGAGTATGTTGAAGATAATAAACAAGGTATTTTGCGCATTTTCCTTAAGTACGGTGCCAACAACGAGCGCGTAATTACAGGATTAAAGCGTATCAGTAAACCAGGACTGCGTGTTTATGCAAAAGCTGACGAGGTACCACGTGTACTTAACGGGCTTGGCATCGCTGTTGTGTCTACATCACACGGTGTTCTTTCAGATAAAGAAGCGCGTTCACAAGCCGTCGGCGGCGAAGTGCTGGCTTACGTCTGGTAA
- the rplF gene encoding 50S ribosomal protein L6: MSRIGLKPIEVPEGVEVKLNGAEVTVKGPKGELSRQINTDMQVEIEGNVVTVARPTEGKEHRSLHGTTRSLIANMVEGVHKGFEKSLEINGVGYRAQKQGDKLVVNAGYSHPVEVDAEDGIEIEVPKNTQIIVKGIDKERVGAVAANIRAIRPPEPYKGKGIRYAGEYVRQKEGKTAK; this comes from the coding sequence ATGAGCCGTATCGGTTTAAAACCTATTGAGGTTCCAGAAGGTGTAGAGGTTAAATTGAATGGCGCCGAAGTGACAGTAAAAGGTCCTAAAGGTGAACTTTCAAGACAAATCAACACTGATATGCAGGTTGAAATTGAAGGCAATGTAGTGACGGTAGCCCGTCCAACTGAAGGAAAAGAGCATCGTTCATTGCACGGCACTACCCGCAGCTTGATTGCCAACATGGTCGAGGGCGTCCACAAAGGCTTTGAAAAAAGTCTTGAAATCAACGGTGTCGGTTACCGTGCCCAGAAACAAGGCGACAAACTGGTGGTTAACGCTGGTTATTCACACCCGGTAGAAGTTGATGCTGAGGATGGTATTGAAATTGAAGTGCCTAAGAACACGCAAATCATTGTTAAAGGCATTGACAAAGAACGTGTCGGCGCTGTTGCTGCAAACATCAGGGCGATCAGACCACCTGAGCCGTATAAAGGCAAAGGAATTCGCTATGCTGGTGAATATGTACGTCAAAAAGAAGGAAAAACTGCTAAGTAA
- the rplR gene encoding 50S ribosomal protein L18 has product MITKPSKNETRQRRHARVRRTIKGTAERPRLNVFRSNKHVYAQLIDDDNGITLVSASTVDKDLDIKQGGNVEAAEQVGKAVAERAQDKGYKSIVFDRGGYLYHGRVQALAEAAREAGLEF; this is encoded by the coding sequence ATGATTACAAAGCCAAGCAAAAATGAAACACGCCAAAGAAGACATGCTCGTGTCCGCCGTACGATTAAAGGCACAGCAGAGCGTCCACGTTTGAACGTGTTTCGTTCCAATAAGCATGTATATGCACAGCTGATCGATGACGATAATGGCATCACACTAGTAAGTGCATCTACTGTCGATAAAGATCTTGACATCAAGCAAGGCGGTAATGTTGAAGCTGCAGAGCAAGTTGGCAAGGCAGTTGCAGAACGTGCCCAGGATAAAGGTTATAAATCAATCGTATTTGATCGCGGAGGGTACCTTTACCATGGTCGTGTTCAAGCTTTGGCAGAAGCTGCTCGTGAAGCAGGACTTGAATTTTAA
- the rpmD gene encoding 50S ribosomal protein L30, whose amino-acid sequence MSKKLEITLTRSVIGSKDGQRKTVQALGLNKVRQSVIREDSDALRGMINKVSHLVTVKEA is encoded by the coding sequence ATGTCTAAGAAATTGGAAATCACCCTCACGCGCAGTGTTATCGGTTCAAAAGACGGTCAACGCAAAACCGTCCAGGCATTGGGCTTGAACAAAGTGCGTCAATCAGTCATCCGTGAAGATTCAGATGCCTTGCGTGGCATGATCAACAAGGTATCACATTTAGTCACGGTTAAAGAAGCATAA
- the rplO gene encoding 50S ribosomal protein L15, with product MKLHELKAAEGSRKNRNRVGRGMSSGNGKTSGRGHKGQKARSGGGTRVGFEGGQMPLFQRLPKRGFTNIHRTEFAIVNLDALNRFEDGTEITPELLLEEGVVSKLKSGIKVLGKGTVEKKVTVKAHKFSASAKQAIEAAGGKTEVI from the coding sequence ATGAAACTTCACGAATTGAAAGCAGCTGAAGGATCTCGCAAAAACAGAAACCGTGTTGGACGCGGCATGTCTTCCGGAAACGGTAAAACATCCGGCAGAGGACATAAAGGTCAAAAAGCACGCTCAGGCGGCGGCACACGTGTTGGATTTGAAGGTGGCCAAATGCCATTGTTCCAACGCCTGCCAAAGCGCGGCTTTACAAATATTCACCGTACAGAATTTGCGATTGTTAATTTAGATGCACTCAACCGATTCGAAGACGGCACAGAAATCACACCTGAGTTGTTGCTTGAAGAAGGTGTCGTGAGCAAGCTTAAATCTGGAATTAAAGTACTTGGTAAAGGTACTGTCGAGAAAAAAGTTACTGTTAAAGCTCACAAGTTCTCTGCTTCAGCAAAACAGGCAATTGAGGCAGCGGGCGGAAAAACCGAGGTGATCTAA
- the secY gene encoding preprotein translocase subunit SecY: MFRTLSNMMRVGDIRNKIIFTLLMLVIFRLGTFIPVPYTDKAAIDFMNQQNVFGFLNTFGGGALQNFSIFAMGIMPYITASIIMQLLQMDVVPKFAEWKKQGEMGRKKLAQVTRYGTVGLSLVQGIAMSVGFNAMAGGQLIKDPSFLTFFIIAIVLTSGTTFLMWLGEQITAHGVGNGISILIFAGIVAAIPNGVQQLVAEYFVDPGDQLFINIVTVVLIALVVVAVTVGVIFIQQALRKIPIQYAKKLVNRSPVGGHSTHLPLKVNAAGVIPVIFAIAFIMAPRTIAGFFEGNNIAAWIERIFDYTQPAGMVVYVVLIIAFTYFYTFVQVNPEQMAENLQKQGGYIPGIRPGKNTETYLTRVMYRLTFVGSIFLAAVSVLPIVLGGLANLPSAVQIGGTSLLIVVGVALQTMKQLESQLVKRHYKGFIK; encoded by the coding sequence ATGTTCCGAACGTTATCCAACATGATGCGTGTAGGTGACATAAGAAACAAGATAATCTTTACGCTTTTGATGCTAGTCATTTTCCGTCTAGGTACATTTATACCTGTTCCTTACACTGATAAAGCAGCGATTGACTTTATGAACCAGCAAAATGTGTTTGGTTTTCTGAACACATTTGGCGGTGGCGCGCTGCAAAACTTCTCGATATTCGCAATGGGGATCATGCCTTACATTACAGCATCCATTATTATGCAGCTTTTGCAGATGGATGTTGTTCCCAAGTTTGCTGAGTGGAAGAAGCAAGGTGAAATGGGACGTAAAAAGCTTGCACAAGTGACCCGTTACGGTACAGTAGGATTATCGCTTGTACAAGGTATTGCGATGTCAGTTGGGTTTAACGCAATGGCAGGCGGGCAGCTGATTAAAGACCCCAGCTTCCTCACGTTTTTCATCATTGCTATCGTACTGACAAGTGGTACAACGTTCTTGATGTGGTTGGGCGAGCAAATTACAGCTCACGGCGTTGGAAACGGAATTTCCATTCTGATCTTCGCTGGTATCGTTGCCGCCATTCCAAATGGTGTGCAGCAGCTCGTTGCTGAGTATTTTGTAGACCCAGGTGACCAGTTATTTATTAACATTGTCACCGTTGTACTGATCGCATTGGTCGTTGTTGCAGTAACAGTTGGAGTTATTTTCATTCAGCAGGCACTGCGCAAGATTCCAATTCAGTACGCGAAAAAACTCGTCAATCGTTCCCCAGTGGGCGGACATTCTACGCACTTGCCACTTAAGGTAAATGCGGCAGGCGTTATTCCGGTTATCTTTGCGATCGCCTTTATTATGGCCCCAAGAACCATAGCTGGTTTCTTTGAAGGCAACAATATTGCAGCTTGGATAGAACGGATTTTTGATTATACACAACCAGCAGGTATGGTTGTTTACGTTGTTTTGATTATTGCATTCACTTATTTCTATACATTTGTCCAGGTCAACCCTGAACAAATGGCAGAAAACCTGCAAAAGCAGGGTGGGTATATTCCTGGTATCCGTCCAGGAAAAAACACGGAGACGTATTTGACCCGTGTCATGTACAGATTGACATTTGTAGGTTCAATCTTCCTGGCAGCTGTCTCTGTCTTGCCAATTGTTCTGGGAGGTCTTGCGAATCTTCCAAGTGCAGTACAAATCGGCGGCACAAGTCTACTCATTGTTGTAGGGGTTGCCTTGCAGACAATGAAACAACTGGAGAGCCAGCTTGTCAAAAGACACTACAAAGGTTTTATCAAGTAA